Genomic DNA from Nonomuraea rubra:
GGCCAGCCCGGCCAGGCCGACGCCGGTGCGTCCGGCGGACGGCAGGCGCGGCGGGGCCTGGTCGCGCGCATGGTCGGCCACGGTCACGACGACTGTCCCCGTCTCGTCGGTTACCTGGATGGCCACGCTGGACCCGGCCGGCGCGTGCTTTCTGACGTTGGTGAGCGCTTCGACGACGATGCGGTAGATCGTGGTCGCGACCTCGCGCGGCACCGGGCCGGAGGGCTCGACACGCAGCTCGGTGCCGGGGAACCCCGCGTCGGCGAAACGCCGTACCAGCTCGGGCAGGCCGTCGAGCCCGGGCAGCGGCTCGGCGGAGGCGCTCTCGCCCTCCAGTTCGCGCAGCATCCGCACGGTCCGGTCCATCGACGCCAGCGCCCGCGCGCCGTCCTCCTCGATCGCCCGCAGTGCGGCCGCGGCCTCGGCCGGATCGCGGTCGAGCAGGATCTGCGCCGCCTGGGCCTGGATGACCATGGCGCTGACGTCGTGGGCGACGAAGTCGTGCAGGTCGCGGGCGAGCTGCAGGCGCTGGGTGCGGCGGGCTTGCCTGACCGCGTCGATTCGGCGCCGGTCGAGGGTGCGGAGATAGGCGCCGAGGCCGATCGCGCCTCCCGTGCCGACAGACCAGAAGAGGGTGAGGGCGACCGCGTCGAGGCCTGAGGGCGGCGGCTGAGTGATCTGCAACGCCAGCAGCGCCTCGGAGATCGCCGCCACCCCCACCGCAGGGACTGCCTGCCGCGCGGCGGCCCAGCGCACGGTCAGCGTGATGAGCGTGAGCACGGCGACCGTGTGGACGTAGGTCGACGGGCCGCCGGCGATGCCGGGATCGGCAAGCCAGGCGAGCGTGCACGTCGCGCCGGCCACACCGGTGGCCGCCGTGATCGCCGCGAGGCGGGGGCGCGCCCTCGGCCACCAGACAAGCGACATGGCCGCGGCCGTGAGCATCGCGGGCACGACGACGAGCGGGCTGGGGAGCGGCCGGAGCGCGAGTGCGAGCGCGAACGCACCGGCTGCCACCAGCCCGCCTGCAAGGAACCTCATGGCGGCACCTTAGGGCAGCGGCCCGCGCCGGCGAATCGGCCGATCGGCAGATGTCTTCCTGCCCGCGTGAGCGCAGTCTGGGTCCCGACCCTAGAAATCAGGAGGCGACGATGACGATCAATCTGCTGCACAAGGCTCCGGCCGCCAGCGACACCGAACAGCCCGTCCCCCGCTGGGCGATGCGTGCCGCCTACGCGCTTCCCTGGCTGCTGCTGCCTTCGTGCCTGTGGAGGTTGCCGTTCGCCTTTCACTTCGAGATGGGTCAGCTCGACGACGCGC
This window encodes:
- a CDS encoding sensor histidine kinase, whose protein sequence is MRFLAGGLVAAGAFALALALRPLPSPLVVVPAMLTAAAMSLVWWPRARPRLAAITAATGVAGATCTLAWLADPGIAGGPSTYVHTVAVLTLITLTVRWAAARQAVPAVGVAAISEALLALQITQPPPSGLDAVALTLFWSVGTGGAIGLGAYLRTLDRRRIDAVRQARRTQRLQLARDLHDFVAHDVSAMVIQAQAAQILLDRDPAEAAAALRAIEEDGARALASMDRTVRMLRELEGESASAEPLPGLDGLPELVRRFADAGFPGTELRVEPSGPVPREVATTIYRIVVEALTNVRKHAPAGSSVAIQVTDETGTVVVTVADHARDQAPPRLPSAGRTGVGLAGLAERVQALGGEFTSGRGAGGGWVVKAVFP